The proteins below are encoded in one region of Limnochorda pilosa:
- a CDS encoding RCC1 domain-containing protein, which yields MAIRGFAGRTASLCVAAAVGVALVLGAAADAASGVDPVAGGTVHSIALRYGGTAWAWGANWDGQLGDGTTTDHHVPAHVQGPGGAGFLTGVEGVAAAGSHSLGREVHQVELPAGSSAHEWNLADPGGQRVAAGLYLYRVVLQDGSRLSQGRLVVLP from the coding sequence ATGGCGATCCGCGGGTTCGCGGGGCGCACCGCTTCCCTCTGTGTTGCGGCAGCGGTTGGGGTTGCGCTGGTCCTCGGTGCTGCCGCAGACGCTGCATCCGGGGTCGACCCCGTCGCCGGAGGGACCGTCCACAGCATCGCTCTCAGATACGGCGGTACCGCATGGGCCTGGGGAGCAAACTGGGACGGCCAGCTTGGCGACGGGACAACGACGGACCACCACGTGCCTGCCCACGTCCAGGGCCCGGGCGGGGCCGGGTTCCTCACCGGCGTCGAGGGTGTCGCGGCGGCGGGCAGCCACAGCCTGGGGCGGGAGGTTCACCAGGTTGAACTCCCGGCCGGGAGCAGCGCTCACGAGTGGAACCTGGCGGACCCCGGAGGCCAGCGGGTGGCGGCGGGGCTCTATCTCTACAGGGTGGTGCTGCAGGACGGCAGCCGCCTGTCGCAAGGGAGGCTGGTGGTGCTCCCGTGA
- a CDS encoding AraC family transcriptional regulator: MDSLRFSSRTIPARHRARAIQEFYAAIAGVRVDRRGETPLWVDSSLRRLPGVTMARTRCMPCEVRRLRSHIADANDDLVLCIVTRGSVTVRLAGGEEILCEAGDAYLGPNDLPAERIFHRPTAFLDLGIPRSLLRPLVARSNDAFAQQKLAPATSPQLRLLNSYVRVLARQHEPLHSEFAAVVAAHVRDLVAMVLGATREAAEHARMDGVRAARLRALKADVAANLTRGDLALEEVAARHRISPQYARALFHAEGTTFTDFLRSERLKHAYHRLADPRFAGWTISDIAFDSGFNDLSYFNRAFRRLYGMTPSQARASARAAVLETG; encoded by the coding sequence ATGGATTCTCTGCGGTTCTCATCCAGGACCATCCCGGCAAGACACCGTGCTCGGGCCATCCAGGAGTTCTACGCCGCCATTGCGGGCGTCCGTGTGGACCGCCGCGGAGAGACGCCCCTGTGGGTGGACTCGTCCCTGCGACGGCTGCCGGGGGTCACCATGGCGCGGACCCGGTGCATGCCGTGCGAGGTGAGGCGCCTGCGCTCCCATATCGCCGACGCCAATGACGACCTGGTCTTGTGCATCGTGACCCGAGGCAGCGTGACCGTTCGTCTGGCGGGAGGTGAGGAGATCCTCTGCGAGGCGGGAGACGCCTACCTGGGACCCAACGACCTCCCGGCCGAGAGGATCTTCCATCGTCCCACCGCCTTCCTGGACCTGGGGATCCCGCGCTCACTCCTCAGGCCGTTGGTGGCCAGATCGAACGATGCCTTCGCCCAGCAGAAGCTCGCGCCGGCCACCTCGCCCCAACTGAGGCTCCTGAACAGCTACGTGCGGGTGCTGGCCCGGCAGCACGAGCCGCTCCATTCCGAGTTCGCCGCCGTGGTCGCCGCACATGTGCGCGACCTGGTCGCGATGGTACTGGGAGCGACCCGCGAGGCCGCGGAGCATGCCAGAATGGACGGCGTGCGTGCCGCCCGACTTCGCGCCCTCAAGGCCGATGTGGCCGCCAACCTCACCCGGGGCGACCTGGCGCTCGAAGAGGTAGCGGCTCGGCACAGGATCTCGCCCCAGTACGCTCGGGCCCTCTTCCACGCCGAGGGAACGACCTTCACCGACTTCCTGCGAAGCGAGCGACTGAAGCACGCCTACCACAGGCTGGCCGACCCGCGCTTCGCGGGGTGGACCATCAGCGACATCGCCTTCGATTCGGGCTTCAACGACCTCTCGTACTTCAACCGGGCGTTCCGGCGCCTTTACGGCATGACGCCCTCGCAGGCGCGGGCCTCCGCGCGGGCGGCCGTCCTCGAGACCGGGTAA
- a CDS encoding PKD domain-containing protein, translated as MAPSGRGDTTVRASSATGPPPTGTPPSGSPSQPTRPPAADAGAGRTVPVGTPVTLDGSASSDPDADPLTFAWSFASRPAGSRAALAGADTVTPSFTPDVAGSYVVQLVVNDGTADSAPDTVTVTAAEGSGETTHGPNPASTTVTFHVPDRPTAATLYVHEATGKLVWSTRVPPGTTEISWDLIASDGAPRANGWYLYRLVGEDGTRSLVQWLVVLR; from the coding sequence ATGGCACCGTCTGGGCGTGGGGATACAACAGTACGGGCCAGCTCGGCGACGGGACCACCACCGACCGGTACACCCCCGTCCGGGTCGCCTTCCCAGCCAACTCGCCCCCCCGCGGCCGACGCTGGTGCCGGCCGCACGGTGCCCGTGGGCACCCCGGTCACCCTGGACGGCTCCGCCTCCTCAGACCCCGATGCCGACCCGCTCACCTTCGCCTGGTCCTTCGCCTCCCGCCCGGCGGGCAGCAGAGCCGCCCTGGCGGGCGCCGACACGGTGACACCATCCTTCACTCCCGACGTGGCGGGCTCGTACGTGGTCCAGCTCGTGGTGAACGACGGCACGGCTGACAGTGCTCCCGACACCGTCACCGTGACCGCCGCGGAAGGGTCGGGGGAGACGACCCACGGCCCCAACCCCGCCTCGACGACGGTGACCTTCCACGTTCCGGACCGCCCGACGGCCGCCACGCTCTACGTCCACGAAGCGACCGGGAAGCTCGTCTGGTCCACCCGGGTGCCGCCCGGGACCACCGAGATCAGCTGGGACCTGATCGCCTCGGACGGCGCCCCTCGGGCGAACGGGTGGTACCTCTACCGCCTGGTGGGCGAGGACGGGACGCGGAGCCTGGTTCAGTGGCTGGTGGTGCTCAGGTGA
- a CDS encoding winged helix DNA-binding domain-containing protein, which produces MTDGEHRATPDQVLAFRLRRQGLVEPREREAGPSDLASAARAACGIQAQVLRAAEVGLGVRTHGIGVEAVGRALWSERRLVKTWTLRGTLHLVAAEDHPLFVGALRPDLLRDVEAWMGREGLGQGRLQRLDEAVGQALEEGPLTRRELAGAVIGRLGSWAEPWMVHSWGGALKHAAIAGRICFGPPRGQEVTFVRTDRWLPPAPEPTDDGSALGRLALRYLASFGPASEQDFAYWSGVRVGTARRAFAAWGEELVWVSVGDGLREDLPGGWIHRDDLEDLAAASVDEERVHLLPSFDAYLLGHKEKALFLDGRHRTRVCRPAGWVAPVVLRNGRVIGTWAHKTTGRTLKVTVALFGRSNRKLRGCLEDAGARLGAFLDLDPAVGYGPATTAAR; this is translated from the coding sequence GTGACCGACGGCGAACACCGTGCCACACCCGACCAGGTTCTCGCCTTTCGGCTTCGCCGTCAGGGGCTCGTGGAGCCGCGGGAACGGGAAGCCGGGCCGTCTGATCTCGCTTCTGCTGCCCGCGCGGCCTGCGGCATCCAGGCGCAGGTCTTGCGCGCGGCCGAGGTGGGCCTCGGGGTGCGCACCCACGGGATCGGGGTGGAGGCCGTGGGGCGCGCCCTGTGGTCCGAGCGCCGCCTGGTGAAGACCTGGACCCTGCGCGGCACGCTGCACCTGGTGGCCGCAGAGGACCATCCGCTCTTCGTCGGGGCCCTGCGCCCGGATCTGCTGCGCGACGTGGAAGCCTGGATGGGGCGCGAGGGGTTGGGCCAAGGACGATTGCAGAGGCTCGATGAGGCTGTCGGCCAAGCCCTGGAGGAGGGGCCGCTCACGCGGAGAGAGCTCGCCGGAGCCGTGATCGGCCGCCTGGGCTCGTGGGCGGAGCCGTGGATGGTCCACAGCTGGGGAGGGGCCCTGAAGCACGCGGCCATCGCCGGACGGATCTGTTTCGGCCCGCCCCGGGGCCAGGAGGTGACCTTCGTTCGCACCGACCGGTGGCTGCCCCCCGCCCCCGAACCCACCGACGACGGCAGCGCCCTGGGCCGGCTGGCCCTTCGCTACCTCGCGAGCTTCGGCCCCGCCTCCGAGCAGGACTTCGCCTACTGGTCCGGCGTGCGGGTAGGGACGGCGCGTCGGGCCTTCGCAGCATGGGGCGAGGAGCTGGTCTGGGTGAGCGTGGGAGACGGCCTGCGAGAGGATCTTCCAGGTGGGTGGATCCACAGGGACGACTTGGAGGACCTCGCCGCCGCCTCTGTCGATGAAGAGCGGGTCCATCTGCTCCCCAGCTTCGATGCCTACCTGCTGGGGCACAAGGAGAAGGCCCTCTTCCTGGACGGGCGCCATCGCACGCGCGTTTGCCGTCCCGCCGGGTGGGTGGCTCCCGTGGTGCTGCGGAACGGCCGCGTCATTGGTACCTGGGCCCACAAGACGACCGGGCGCACCCTGAAGGTGACGGTGGCGCTCTTCGGGCGCAGCAACCGCAAGCTTCGGGGCTGCCTGGAGGACGCTGGTGCACGCCTTGGCGCCTTCCTGGACCTGGATCCCGCGGTGGGGTACGGGCCTGCCACCACGGCCGCCCGCTAG
- a CDS encoding universal stress protein produces the protein MTSIVVGIDGSDHARAALGWAVELARAVPDPVVHLVNAAWVTAQAFEWDADAYRRYMDQAGARGGSLLEEAAAPLSGAGVRVEPHVLAEPPAAALLQVAEETGAELIATGRRGLGRAASALLGSVSADVVHRAHVPVLVARDGGPRTLRRVLVGVDGSQHSARALAFAARWAPQAQITALHVLHVAPEARTLFEHEGLSLDVAMEQTAEETVRRTAEAARLDPARVMARAASGSAADELFLAYRDGGYDLAVVGSRGLGTLGELFLGSVSERLLRVAAGPVVVVK, from the coding sequence ATGACGAGCATCGTGGTCGGCATCGACGGGTCGGATCACGCGCGGGCGGCCCTGGGGTGGGCGGTGGAGCTGGCGCGGGCCGTGCCCGATCCCGTGGTGCACCTGGTGAACGCCGCCTGGGTCACCGCGCAGGCCTTCGAGTGGGACGCCGACGCGTACCGGCGGTACATGGACCAGGCGGGCGCCCGGGGCGGCTCGCTTCTGGAAGAGGCTGCCGCTCCCCTCTCGGGAGCCGGCGTGCGGGTGGAACCGCACGTGCTGGCCGAGCCGCCGGCCGCCGCCCTCCTTCAGGTCGCTGAGGAGACGGGGGCGGAGCTGATCGCCACCGGGCGCCGGGGACTGGGCCGGGCGGCCAGCGCCCTCCTGGGCAGCGTGAGCGCCGACGTGGTCCACCGGGCACACGTGCCGGTGCTGGTGGCCCGAGACGGCGGGCCCCGGACGCTCCGGCGGGTGCTGGTGGGGGTGGACGGCTCGCAGCACAGCGCGCGAGCCCTGGCCTTCGCCGCCCGCTGGGCGCCCCAGGCCCAGATCACGGCGCTCCACGTCCTCCACGTGGCGCCCGAGGCGCGCACCCTCTTCGAGCACGAGGGTCTCTCGCTGGACGTGGCCATGGAGCAGACCGCCGAGGAGACGGTCCGGCGCACGGCGGAGGCGGCTCGTCTGGATCCCGCCCGCGTCATGGCCCGGGCGGCCTCGGGAAGCGCTGCCGACGAGCTCTTCCTCGCCTACCGGGACGGCGGCTACGACCTGGCCGTGGTGGGCAGCCGGGGCCTCGGTACCCTGGGCGAGCTCTTCCTGGGCAGCGTCAGCGAGCGCCTCCTGCGGGTGGCGGCCGGCCCGGTGGTGGTGGTGAAGTAG
- a CDS encoding YncE family protein: MKRFRSWWSLVAGLMLLGLLVAAGPAAAEESPAERPAGPRPDGTGITPNNWFLSPAGWQVPVGDRPMGLAVSKDGSWAVVVNSGAGVQSLMMVDVNARQVIQTLEYPRPESLYVGVAISADGSRVYASTGSQNMIRVYDREHGGASGTGFRRAERDPIRLSLSDPDGKTRVWPTGLALSPEEDRLYVANNLAHTLSVVDLTSGQEVASVPVGTTDHARPYAAVLKDPGLREQLG, from the coding sequence TTGAAGCGGTTCCGATCGTGGTGGTCTCTCGTAGCTGGGCTCATGCTGCTCGGTCTCCTCGTGGCAGCAGGGCCCGCCGCAGCCGAAGAGAGCCCGGCAGAACGCCCTGCAGGTCCCCGGCCCGATGGTACCGGCATCACGCCGAACAACTGGTTCCTCAGCCCCGCGGGCTGGCAGGTGCCCGTGGGCGACCGCCCCATGGGCCTGGCGGTGTCGAAGGACGGCTCCTGGGCCGTGGTGGTCAACAGCGGGGCCGGTGTTCAGTCGCTGATGATGGTCGACGTCAACGCCCGCCAGGTGATCCAGACCCTGGAGTATCCCCGCCCCGAGTCCCTCTACGTGGGGGTGGCCATCTCGGCCGACGGCTCCCGGGTGTATGCGAGCACGGGCAGCCAGAACATGATCCGCGTCTACGACCGGGAGCACGGGGGCGCCTCGGGCACGGGCTTCCGGCGGGCCGAGCGGGATCCCATCCGCCTGAGCCTCAGCGACCCGGACGGCAAGACCCGGGTCTGGCCCACCGGCCTCGCCCTGAGCCCCGAGGAGGATCGCCTCTACGTGGCCAACAACCTGGCCCACACCCTGAGCGTGGTCGACCTGACCAGCGGTCAGGAGGTCGCCTCGGTCCCCGTGGGCACCACCGACCACGCCCGCCCCTACGCGGCGGTGCTGAAGGACCCTGGCCTACGTGAGCAACTGGGGTGA
- a CDS encoding bifunctional YncE family protein/alkaline phosphatase family protein: MSNWGEDTVSVVDVGSAEPQKVTDVQVGLHPSAMALSPAGRFLFVAAEGDDTLSVIDTSDHTVVTTFSLTPYEGATDGSWPNGVAVSPDGKTVYVANAGNNDVAVLAWDAESHSLTARGLIPTAWFPSAVAVTPDGGRLLVTNMKGLGAGPNPAGPNFQGPISKAQYTGSMIQGSLSIVDVPDRPTLQRYTLQVQENNGFNELEGRRVRPASAVPARPVPYRLSEPSPIKHVIYVIKENRAYDQVFGDLLGGDGDPNLLYFDDRSAPNHRALARQFTLLDNFYADAEVSADGHPWTVAALANPYTQKNWPQHYAGRRGRDYEYESGFPPDKPRAGYIWDAVARAGQTYRVYGEFATAERAEPELQPEGTCDGPSTTWRSYGPKVAPEGQVWCYPVSGNSPFLPDMAGHIAPRYRPYDTDYPDIARIEAFLEEFRAYERDGDLPAFMIVRIGNDHTSGTGSGRPTPEAQVADNDLALGLLVEAVSHSRYWPETAIFVVEDDAQNGPDHVDAHRTVALVVSPYVKRGHVDSTHYSTVSMLRTMELILGAAPLSQFDAAAMPLYEAFTPQANLTPYRAITPAQSLTQQNDERAYGARLSALMDFSLADTQPEQLFNRILWHYFKGPDAPYPTPILTRRNWVPELEIGPDGDVEWLQLGS; encoded by the coding sequence GTGAGCAACTGGGGTGAGGACACCGTCTCGGTGGTGGACGTGGGCAGCGCCGAGCCCCAGAAGGTGACGGACGTGCAGGTGGGCCTGCACCCCAGCGCCATGGCGCTCTCGCCGGCCGGGCGCTTCCTCTTCGTGGCCGCCGAGGGCGATGACACGCTGTCGGTCATCGACACGTCCGACCACACGGTGGTGACCACCTTCTCCCTCACCCCGTACGAGGGGGCCACCGATGGCAGCTGGCCCAATGGGGTGGCCGTGTCGCCCGACGGGAAGACGGTCTATGTGGCCAACGCCGGGAACAACGACGTGGCGGTGCTGGCGTGGGATGCCGAAAGCCACTCCCTCACGGCCCGGGGGCTGATTCCCACCGCCTGGTTCCCCTCGGCCGTGGCCGTCACACCCGACGGCGGCCGGCTGCTCGTGACGAACATGAAGGGCCTGGGGGCCGGGCCCAACCCCGCCGGGCCCAACTTCCAGGGCCCCATCTCCAAGGCCCAGTACACGGGATCGATGATCCAGGGGAGCCTCAGCATCGTCGACGTCCCGGACCGGCCCACCCTCCAGCGCTACACCCTGCAGGTGCAGGAGAACAACGGCTTCAACGAGCTGGAGGGGCGGCGGGTGAGGCCGGCCTCCGCGGTACCCGCCCGCCCGGTGCCCTACCGGCTCAGCGAGCCCTCGCCCATCAAGCACGTCATCTACGTCATCAAGGAGAACCGCGCCTACGACCAGGTCTTCGGCGACCTGCTCGGGGGCGACGGCGACCCGAACCTGCTCTACTTCGACGACCGCTCCGCCCCCAACCACCGGGCCCTGGCCCGCCAGTTCACCCTGCTCGACAACTTCTACGCCGACGCCGAGGTGAGCGCCGACGGGCACCCGTGGACCGTCGCCGCCCTGGCCAACCCCTACACCCAGAAGAACTGGCCGCAGCACTACGCGGGCAGGAGAGGACGCGACTACGAGTACGAGAGCGGCTTCCCGCCCGATAAGCCCCGGGCCGGCTACATCTGGGACGCGGTGGCGCGGGCGGGCCAGACCTACCGAGTCTACGGGGAGTTCGCCACGGCGGAACGGGCGGAGCCGGAGCTGCAGCCGGAAGGCACCTGCGACGGCCCCTCCACCACCTGGCGCAGCTACGGTCCCAAGGTTGCGCCCGAAGGCCAGGTCTGGTGCTACCCGGTGTCGGGGAACTCGCCCTTCCTTCCTGACATGGCAGGGCACATTGCCCCCCGGTACCGGCCCTACGACACGGACTACCCGGACATCGCCCGGATCGAGGCGTTCCTGGAGGAGTTCCGGGCCTATGAGCGGGATGGAGACCTTCCCGCGTTCATGATCGTCCGCATCGGCAACGACCACACGTCGGGCACGGGATCGGGCCGCCCCACGCCCGAGGCTCAGGTGGCCGACAACGATCTGGCCCTGGGGCTTCTCGTGGAGGCCGTTTCTCACTCCCGCTACTGGCCGGAGACCGCCATCTTCGTGGTGGAGGACGATGCCCAGAACGGCCCGGACCACGTGGACGCCCACCGGACGGTGGCGCTGGTCGTCAGCCCGTACGTGAAGCGGGGCCACGTGGACAGCACCCACTACAGCACGGTCTCCATGCTTCGCACCATGGAGCTGATCCTGGGCGCGGCGCCGCTCTCCCAGTTCGACGCGGCGGCCATGCCCCTGTACGAGGCGTTCACGCCCCAGGCGAACCTGACGCCCTACAGGGCGATCACGCCGGCCCAGTCCCTCACCCAGCAGAACGACGAGCGGGCGTACGGTGCGCGCCTCTCGGCCCTGATGGACTTCTCCCTGGCAGACACCCAACCCGAGCAGCTCTTCAACCGCATCCTCTGGCACTACTTCAAGGGTCCCGACGCCCCCTACCCGACCCCCATCCTCACCCGGCGCAACTGGGTGCCGGAGCTGGAGATCGGCCCGGACGGGGACGTCGAGTGGCTGCAGCTGGGGTCGTGA
- a CDS encoding alkaline phosphatase D family protein: MHVSWRWWIRAGAVLAMLAAAPAVSPVDAAAPRVTHGVASGDVTSDSAVVWARASGPGTMHVAYDTHPLFLNPRRAAPAAVSSSTDFTAAVLLQGLRPDTRYYYQVWFEDEDRTGLPVLGSFETAPAPAASRPVGFVVGGDVGGQRHCRREGLGYRIFTSIRGLDPDFLIANGDFIYADGDCPAEGPDGPGGWENVPGGFPSIADARVYWTDLARVREVYLDHWRYNRADEHFQRLLQTTPVYAQWDDHEVINDFGAPWSSWNAENLDRPGFPNLVTAGRDAFLHWWPIARDPSDRDRIYRAFRWGQEMDLFIVDARSYRSRNDLPDTPENAKTLLGPEQLAWLKEGLADSQATWKVVSSDVPLSAPTGSNAAAFGRDAWANGTQDDFSAETGFERELMDLITFLDEQDVQNVVFVTTDVHFAATLRYEVDADGDGEALVFHELVSGPLNAVRGEVPEFDPTLNPTVLYSEGQLFNFSYVRIDRAADGTFHLVADVRGEDGRPRPGSRVELAPR; this comes from the coding sequence ATGCACGTTTCCTGGCGGTGGTGGATTCGGGCCGGCGCCGTCTTGGCGATGCTGGCGGCGGCCCCTGCGGTGTCCCCCGTCGATGCTGCTGCTCCTCGGGTCACCCACGGGGTGGCCAGCGGAGATGTCACGTCCGACAGCGCCGTGGTCTGGGCACGGGCCAGCGGCCCGGGCACGATGCACGTGGCCTACGACACCCATCCCCTCTTCCTGAACCCCCGGCGGGCGGCCCCGGCTGCGGTCTCCAGCTCAACGGACTTCACGGCTGCCGTGCTGCTCCAGGGGCTCCGCCCCGACACGCGGTACTACTACCAGGTGTGGTTCGAGGATGAGGACCGGACAGGGTTGCCCGTGCTGGGCAGCTTCGAGACGGCTCCCGCCCCCGCGGCCAGCCGGCCCGTGGGCTTCGTGGTGGGCGGCGACGTGGGCGGGCAGCGTCATTGCCGGCGGGAGGGCTTGGGGTACCGGATCTTCACCAGCATCCGGGGGCTCGACCCGGACTTCCTGATCGCGAACGGCGATTTCATCTACGCCGACGGCGACTGCCCCGCCGAGGGGCCGGATGGGCCCGGCGGGTGGGAGAACGTTCCGGGTGGCTTCCCCAGCATCGCCGACGCGCGGGTGTACTGGACCGACCTCGCCCGGGTGCGGGAGGTCTACCTGGACCACTGGCGCTACAACCGGGCCGACGAGCACTTCCAGCGCCTGCTCCAGACCACACCCGTCTACGCGCAGTGGGACGACCATGAGGTGATCAACGACTTCGGGGCTCCGTGGTCTTCCTGGAACGCCGAGAACCTGGACCGCCCGGGCTTCCCCAACCTGGTGACGGCCGGACGGGACGCATTCCTCCACTGGTGGCCCATCGCCCGGGACCCCTCGGACCGCGACCGGATCTACCGGGCCTTCCGCTGGGGGCAGGAAATGGACCTCTTCATCGTCGACGCTCGCTCCTACCGGAGCCGGAACGACCTGCCCGACACGCCCGAGAACGCCAAGACGCTCCTCGGCCCGGAGCAGCTCGCCTGGCTGAAGGAGGGGCTGGCCGACTCGCAGGCCACCTGGAAGGTGGTCTCGTCGGACGTGCCGCTCTCCGCTCCCACCGGGAGCAACGCGGCCGCCTTCGGGCGGGACGCGTGGGCCAACGGCACCCAGGATGACTTCTCGGCGGAGACGGGCTTCGAGCGGGAGCTCATGGACCTCATCACGTTCCTGGACGAGCAGGACGTGCAGAACGTCGTCTTCGTGACCACCGACGTCCACTTCGCGGCCACCCTCCGCTACGAGGTGGACGCGGACGGCGACGGCGAGGCCCTGGTCTTCCACGAGCTGGTGAGTGGGCCGCTCAACGCGGTGCGGGGGGAGGTACCCGAGTTCGACCCCACCCTCAACCCCACGGTGCTCTACTCGGAAGGCCAGCTCTTCAACTTCTCCTACGTCCGCATCGATCGGGCTGCGGACGGCACGTTCCACCTGGTGGCCGACGTGCGCGGCGAGGACGGGCGACCGCGGCCGGGCTCCCGGGTGGAGCTGGCACCCCGCTGA
- a CDS encoding glycoside hydrolase family 130 protein translates to MMEWRSSPVVRRFPGNPVLSAKDVPFQSVLAFNAGVARYQGRYVMLFRNDFDYHPDVNVFRTNLEFAFSDDGLRWQVQPRPVFPVQGDDVWRIYDPRLTVLDGRCYVTFAMDTTYGIRAAVAVTDDFDRFEILSLSLPDNRNTVLYPERVGGRYVRMERPFDMYLAASLRQDPRLHAWISFSPDLRHWGDSELLLAVEHVPFANEKVGPGTPPVRTPRGWLALFHAVDTDPARGKRGWEERWQKRYTAGVMLLDLEDPRRVVGMSKEPFLVPEAPCEREGFRNDVVFPSGLILEDTGEVKIYYGAADTVVCLATADLGDLLALCTAPR, encoded by the coding sequence ATGATGGAATGGCGCTCCAGTCCAGTGGTACGGCGTTTCCCGGGGAATCCGGTACTCTCCGCGAAGGACGTGCCCTTCCAGTCGGTCCTCGCCTTCAACGCCGGGGTGGCCCGCTACCAGGGGCGGTACGTGATGCTCTTCCGCAACGACTTCGACTACCACCCCGACGTGAACGTCTTCCGGACCAACCTGGAGTTCGCCTTCAGCGACGACGGGCTCCGCTGGCAGGTGCAGCCCCGGCCGGTCTTCCCGGTGCAGGGCGACGACGTCTGGCGGATCTACGACCCTCGCCTGACGGTGCTCGACGGGCGTTGTTACGTCACCTTCGCAATGGACACCACGTACGGCATCCGGGCCGCAGTGGCCGTCACCGACGACTTCGACCGCTTTGAGATCCTGAGCCTGTCGCTCCCCGACAACCGAAACACGGTGCTCTACCCCGAGCGGGTGGGCGGGCGGTACGTGCGCATGGAGCGGCCCTTCGACATGTACCTGGCCGCAAGCCTCCGCCAGGACCCGCGCCTGCACGCCTGGATCTCCTTCTCGCCGGACCTGCGCCACTGGGGCGACTCGGAGCTCCTCCTGGCGGTGGAGCACGTACCCTTCGCCAACGAGAAGGTGGGGCCGGGGACGCCCCCGGTCCGCACGCCCAGAGGCTGGCTCGCACTCTTCCACGCGGTGGACACCGATCCCGCCCGGGGCAAGCGGGGTTGGGAGGAGCGGTGGCAGAAGCGGTACACCGCCGGCGTCATGCTCCTCGACCTGGAGGACCCGCGGCGGGTGGTGGGCATGTCGAAGGAGCCCTTCCTGGTGCCCGAGGCACCCTGCGAGCGGGAGGGCTTCCGAAACGACGTGGTCTTCCCCAGCGGGCTCATCCTCGAGGATACGGGCGAGGTGAAGATCTACTACGGCGCGGCGGACACGGTGGTCTGCCTGGCCACCGCGGACCTGGGCGACCTGCTGGCGCTTTGCACCGCGCCCCGCTGA
- a CDS encoding PorV/PorQ family protein: MRGRASFTLRKVRGHRCVTSWGRTLLGVVSLFVLGAWVCAPALAQDPTGTAPLTAFGLGARPLGMAGAFTALADDAGALYYNPAGLAHLDGHQVTSLYASQYGGLFSTFALGYAQRGFGGAFLTYSVGDIPYTDAFGTETGSSFEVGEQLFLGSYARTVGPVDLGATIKYYGQTIEAVSGSGFTLDLGLLWVPEGAPYRAGLTARNLLGQVSYSTGNTDAFDPVVVLGGAYRLGPVVVALDKDLPGPLRLGAEYRVSELVALRAGVRSEEGVTFTAGLGLTFDGYQVQYAYEQPPVLDGTHRVSFGVSF, encoded by the coding sequence ATGCGTGGACGCGCGAGCTTCACCCTTCGCAAGGTCCGGGGACACCGGTGTGTCACGTCGTGGGGCCGCACCCTCCTGGGGGTAGTGTCGCTCTTCGTACTCGGCGCCTGGGTGTGCGCTCCTGCCCTGGCGCAGGATCCCACGGGTACCGCCCCCCTGACCGCCTTCGGCCTGGGCGCCCGCCCGCTGGGCATGGCCGGCGCCTTCACTGCCCTGGCCGACGACGCCGGCGCGCTGTACTACAACCCTGCAGGCCTCGCCCACCTGGACGGCCACCAGGTGACCTCACTCTATGCCAGCCAGTACGGGGGGCTCTTCAGCACCTTCGCCCTGGGGTACGCGCAGAGGGGCTTCGGGGGCGCCTTTCTCACCTACTCGGTGGGCGACATTCCGTACACCGACGCCTTCGGGACCGAGACGGGCTCGAGCTTCGAGGTGGGCGAGCAGCTCTTCCTGGGCTCCTACGCCCGCACGGTGGGGCCCGTGGACCTGGGGGCGACGATCAAGTACTACGGTCAGACCATCGAGGCCGTCTCGGGCTCCGGGTTCACCCTCGATCTGGGGCTCCTCTGGGTGCCCGAGGGAGCCCCCTACCGGGCTGGTCTCACGGCCCGCAACCTCCTGGGTCAGGTGAGCTACTCCACCGGCAACACCGACGCCTTCGACCCGGTGGTGGTCCTGGGCGGCGCCTACCGGCTGGGGCCCGTGGTGGTGGCGCTGGACAAGGACCTGCCCGGACCCCTCCGGCTCGGGGCCGAGTACCGGGTGAGCGAGCTCGTCGCCCTGCGGGCGGGGGTCCGGTCTGAGGAAGGGGTCACCTTCACCGCGGGGCTCGGCCTCACCTTCGACGGCTACCAGGTGCAGTACGCCTACGAGCAGCCGCCGGTGCTGGACGGGACGCACCGGGTCTCCTTCGGGGTGAGCTTCTGA